The genomic DNA AGATTTTTGCCAGATTATATTTCCAGAGTTATCAAGTTTTGCTAACCAATAATCTTCTTGACCTGCGTTTTGAGTTACATCTAAATCATTACTAAAGCTAGAGCCTAGTATAGCAAAACCACCATCTTGGGTTTGAATGATACTTTTTCCTCTATCGTCTTGTGAACCACCGTAAGTTTTGTTCCATTGTATTTGGCTTTCGCTATCAAATTTTAATACCCAAAAATCAAAATTATCGTCGGTTTTATCTATAATATCACCATCTATACTTTGTGTATAGCCTAATATTGCATAGCCACCATCTAAGGTGTTAGTAACAGATTGGGCGCTTTCATTTTTAGAACCTCCGTAATTTTTAATAAAATCTATTTCTCCAGTAACGGTATTAGTACTTGTTGAAATTGCATTGTCGTCGTCATTTTTGCAATTAAAAAAAGTGATAGTAAGTACTAATATTGAAAATGTTTTGATGAATTTAAAATTCATAATTAGTTGCTCTTTTTAATAATAAATAAACCTCTGTCAATATCACTAATAAGTATATTGCCACTTTCAAAATATGGATACACATTCCACGCACCATTAAAATTAGCGCTATCACTATCTGGATAAGTATCAAAAAAACCAATTTCTGTCATGGTGTTAGAGCCAATGTTTGTAATATCTATCATACGAACACCAGCTCGATAATTTGCCTGGTAGTAAATATTATCTTTTACATAACCGTTGTGGTCTATGGCTAAAGTTGGACCAAAATATTCCATTTGAAAAGTTGGGTTGTCTAAGTCTGAAAAATCAAATACTAAAGACCTAGTGTTTCCTCCAAAATTTTGTTCATCTAACTCATCTCCTAAAATAAAATATTGCTGATTTTCTGTAAACCAACCTTGATGCGTGTACCCTACGTTATTATAACTTATAGTAGATATTTCTACTGGGTTTGCTTTATCTGTTATATCTACTAAAACAATTTCTGTTTCATTACTGCCAATTAAAATTTCTCTACCTATGTAAGAACTAACACCTGGAATTTCGGCGTTATTATCTGGGCCATTATAAGTAACTACTTGTGCATCGTGCGAATAGCCTCCATTTGCATATCCACCAGCAGCAACTGGATTTGTTGGATTTTGAATATTTACAAAGTGTGGTCCGCCGTTAAATGTTGTTGTACCAACACCATATGCATAACCACTATCTTCGTTAATTACAATGTTGTGTGCACTACCAAAACCAGTATAATGAGCATCTGGTGTAAAAGTTTCTGGAGCGTTAGTTACATTGCGTAAGCGTGTTAAATCAAAAACTTGCATTCCATGATTTGAAGCTTCGCTAACTATAAAAGCATGGTTGTTATAAACTTTAATATCTCTCCAGCTACTATTACTTGTGGCAGTTGGTAATATGCCTACAACTGTTAATTGAGAAGTGTTTGAAATGTCTACAAAAACAGAGCCTGAAGAGGTGCCAACTAAAGCATACTCTTTTCCGTTTAATGGATCTGTCCATCCCCAAGAATCGTTTCCAGAACCTGCAGCTCCCATTTCAGCAATAGAAAGGGTTGCCATTAAATCGTAATCATTACATGGAAACTCTCCTGCCATACCATTAATACATGGAAATAATGGTTGTATATTATCTTCACAAGCG from Lacinutrix sp. 5H-3-7-4 includes the following:
- a CDS encoding choice-of-anchor B family protein translates to MKKQINYISKLAILCFAITFFIAIASSCSSDDDNTTQAFSDQDGDGVSDTLDNCPETSNPNQLDSDDNGIGDVCDDRDGDGVIDSEDNCPNEPNPDQLDSNNNGIGDACEDNIQPLFPCINGMAGEFPCNDYDLMATLSIAEMGAAGSGNDSWGWTDPLNGKEYALVGTSSGSVFVDISNTSQLTVVGILPTATSNSSWRDIKVYNNHAFIVSEASNHGMQVFDLTRLRNVTNAPETFTPDAHYTGFGSAHNIVINEDSGYAYGVGTTTFNGGPHFVNIQNPTNPVAAGGYANGGYSHDAQVVTYNGPDNNAEIPGVSSYIGREILIGSNETEIVLVDITDKANPVEISTISYNNVGYTHQGWFTENQQYFILGDELDEQNFGGNTRSLVFDFSDLDNPTFQMEYFGPTLAIDHNGYVKDNIYYQANYRAGVRMIDITNIGSNTMTEIGFFDTYPDSDSANFNGAWNVYPYFESGNILISDIDRGLFIIKKSN